The Lucilia cuprina isolate Lc7/37 chromosome 5, ASM2204524v1, whole genome shotgun sequence genome includes a window with the following:
- the LOC111677281 gene encoding E3 ubiquitin-protein ligase MARCHF6, with the protein MDDLSQGDICRVCRCEAQSDRPLFYPCVCTGSIKYIHQDCLMQWMRYSHKEYCELCGHRFSFQPIYSPDMPRVLPLRDVAGGLISAIMKAAKSWAHYTLVGLAWFVIVPLSAYRTYRYLFRASSFDMIMTLPFDIFSTENLASDVFRGCFVVTCTLLSFIGLVWLREQILLGGGPDWLEREDAPAVAEGGGNNDGEDDVDLIPLPEFGGAAAADVEANAAADNEPGVGNILEEVIPEEEVELLADQANANEPVAAPAVPAAANNDNNAEAPVVEPMNNNAPAVADPAENEGDPPLEFGPQLPPALAGGAANNNANNNAAANAADNDNDEPNWNPMEWDRAAEELTWERLLGLDGSLVFLEHVFWIISLNTMLIFAFAFCPYCIGHFILQSMNLLNADKPLLHFHGLLTTLFGYCFIGHILVVLHFLAKAFHMRRVRNLIGLCYIVVKVSLLSVVEIGVLPLVCGWWLDICSLPLFDATLKDRKASFTAAPGTSLFVHWMFGMVYVYYFAAFISLLREVLRPGVLWFLRNLNDPDFSPIQEMIHLPILRHVRRLISSAMIFGSVVLLMLWMPIRILKTVWPTFLPYTLSGDSEVNELSLQLLLLQIILPGFFEQSHTRVWLKKLLRIWCICVSWILGIRSYLLSNDPPAEPTNQQQANNAENNPENNENNEQENNADNENQAAAAGDNIEAANPVQAQPQAPPPPPPPPPQAERNLAAVHHAIIHRDVPVAFQPYDKPSIFPIRLCGLIFFMCISLVVASLLTLTVPVWIGRQVMSLWSVGSITTQVVVQSTEVTPRPHELYTAALGTYLCWMITRGIAIAVTLLPQGRAAVMDKIKQWLKVGASYALPVLIIVLMLGVIPLLFGMLLELVVVIPVRVGIRQTPIYFIWQDWALGVLYTKIAIALTLMGPDWHLKRALERAYRDGLRDIDLKFLISELATPVITCFGLALAIPYVLAHSILPIFFKDPWVQLEIAHFVYPVFFSVIGAIGLVCFQIRQFKKLYVAIKVDKYLVGQRLVNYEHRKKQQQEAADAAAAAREQEEMENVPIANIVEQAELERRRRQEVERQQLVQDLVRDELL; encoded by the exons atGGATGATTTGTCACAAGGCGACATTTGTCGCGTTTGTCGTTGTGAGGCTCAGTCGGATCGTCCTCTTTTCTATCCTTGCGTCTGTACGGGCagtataaagtatatacatCAGGATTGTTTAATGCAATGGATGCGTTATTCGCACAAGGAATACTGTGAGCTATGTGGTCACCGTTTTAGTTTCCAACCCATATACTCGCCCGATATGCCCCGTGTATTGCCTTTGCGTGATGTGGCTGGGGGTTTAATATCGGCCATCATGAAGGCGGCAAAGTCATGGGCTCATTATACTCTGGTCGGTTTGGCTTGGTTTGTAATTGTTCCGTTGTCGGCATACCGCACGTATCGTTATTTGTTTCGAGCGTCATCTTTTGATATGATTATGACATTGCCATTCGATATATTTTCTACTGAAAATTTGGCTTCGGATGTTTTTCGCGGTTGTTTTGTAGTGACCTGTACGCTTTTGTCCTTTATTGGTTTGGTGTGGTTGAGAGAGCAGATATTGCTTGGTGGTGGTCCGGACTGGTTGGAACGTGAAGATGCCCCAGCTGTGGCGGAAGGTGGTGGCAACAATGATGGGGAGGATGATGTAGATCTAATACCTTTGCCTGAATTTGGGGGAGCGGCAGCAGCTGATGTTGAAGCTAACGCAGCTGCCGATAACGAGCCAGGAGTTGGTAATATTTTGGAAGAAGTTATTCCTGAAGAAGAGGTTGAACTACTGGCAGATCAGGCGAATGCTAATGAGCCAGTTGCTGCTCCGGCTGTACCAGCTGCTGCTAATAATGATAACAATGCCGAAGCTCCTGTTGTAGAACCTATGAACAATAATGCTCCAGCTGTAGCAGATCCGGCAGAAAATGAAGGTGATCCTCCATTAGAATTTGGTCCTCAATTACCTCCCGCCTTAGCTGGAGGCGCCGCCAATAACAATGCAAATAACAATGCAGCCGCCAATGCTGCTGATAATGATAACGACGAACCAAATTGGAATCCCATGGAATGGGATCGTGCCGCCGAGGAGTTGACTTGGGAACGTCTACTGGGACTGGATGGTTCATTAGTGTTTTTGGAACATGTTTTCTGGATCATTTCTCTAAACACCATGTTAATTTTTGCCTTTGCCTTCTGTCCCTACTGCATTGGCCATTTTATCTTGCAATCGATGAATCTATTGAATGCCGATAAGCCTTTGCTACATTTTCATGGCCTATTAACTACTTTATTTGgttattgttttattggacACATATTGGTGGTATTACATTTTTTGGCAAAAGCATTCCATATGAGAAGAGTTCGCAATCTTATAGGCTTGTGCTATATAGTGGTGAAGGTGTCTCTATTGTCGGTGGTGGAAATTGGTGTTTTGCCCTTGGTTTGCGGCTGGTGGTTAGATATCTGTTCACTGCCCTTGTTTGATGCTAc TCTTAAAGATCGCAAGGCTAGTTTTACCGCCGCACCGGGTACATCGCTCTTTGTTCACTGGATGTTTGGAAtggtttatgtttattattttgctgCGTTTATTTCTCTGCTGCGAGAAGTATTACGTCCTGGTGTTCTTTGGTTTTTACGCAATTTAAATGATCCCGATTTTAGTCCTATTCAG gaaatgatACATCTTCCCATTTTAAGACATGTTCGTCGCTTGATTTCTTCGGCCATGATATTTGGTTCTGTTGTACTCCTTATGCTTTGGATGCCAATTCGTATTCTGAAAACAGTTTGGCCCACATTTTTACCTTATACCTTATCTGGTGATTCGGAAGTGAATGAATTAAGTTTACAACTTTTACTTTTACAG ATCATCTTGCCCGGTTTCTTTGAACAATCCCATACACGCGTCtggcttaaaaagcttttacgtATTTGGTGTATTTGTGTTTCATGGATTTTGGGTATACGCAGCTATCTCTTGAGCAATGACCCGCCAGCAGAACCCACCAATCAACAACAAGCCAACAATGCTGAAAACAACCCAGAAAACAATGAGAATAATGAACAGGAAAACAATGCTGATAATGAAAATCAAGCAGCTGCAGCAGGAGATAATATAGAAGCAGCAAATCCTGTACAAGCACAACCACAAGCACCACCTCCGCCACCACCACCGCCTCCACAAGCTGAGCGTAATTTGGCGGCAGTGCATCATGCCATAATACATCGTGATGTACCGGTGGCCTTCCAACCTTATGATAAGCCTTCAATATTTCCCATAAGACTATGCGGTTTGATATTCTTCATGTGTATATCACTGGTGGTGGCTTCGTTGCTGACACTAACCGTACCCGTGTGGATAGGACGTCAGGTAATGTCATTGTGGTCGGTGGGCAGCATAACGACACAGGTTGTTGTACAAAGCACTGAGGTAACACCACGACCACATGAATTATATACAGCTGCATTAGGCACTTATTTGTGTTGGATGATTACAAGAGGCATAGCTATAGCGGTTACTTTACTGCCACAAGGTCGAGCTGCGGTAATGGATAAAATCAAACAATGGCTTAAGGTTGGTGCCTCCTATGCTCTACCCGTTTTGATAATTGTTTTAATGCTAGGAGTCATACCTTTACTCTTTGGCATGCTTTTGGAGTTGGTGGTAGTTATTCCCGTACGTGTGGGCATACGACAAACGCCCATCTACTTTATTTGGCAAGATTGGGCCTTGGGTGTTTTATACACGAAAATAGCTATTGCCTTGACCTTAATGGGTCCCGATTGGCATTTGAAGCGGGCTTTAGAACGTGCCTATCGTGATGGTTTGCGTGATATCGATTTGAAATTCTTAATCAGCGAATTGGCCACGCCGGTTATAACCTGTTTCGGTCTAGCTTTGGCCATACCTTATGTATTGGCCCATTCTATACTACccattttctttaaagatcCCTGGGTCCAATTAGAGATAGCACACTTTGTATATCCAGTATTCTTTTCGGTTATTGGAGCCATTGGTTTAGTGTGTTTCCAAATACGACAATTCAAAAAGCTATATGTAGCCATTAAGGTGGACAAGTATTTGGTGGGACAACGTTTAGTCAACTATGAACATCGTAAGAAACAACAGCAAGAGGCAGCCGATGCTGCGGCCGCTGCCCGTGAACAGGAAGAAATGGAAAATGTACCCATTGCCAATATAGTGGAACAGGCTGAATTGGAAAGACGTCGTAGACAGGAAGTGGAACGTCAACAATTGGTACAAGATTTAGTTAGAGatgaacttttataa